Proteins from a single region of Streptomyces glaucescens:
- a CDS encoding PHB depolymerase family esterase gives MSATAGTTARRGPLRTALAALHGALVTLLAALLLAAPPAAARTDAAAAVPYATLTEVTGFGSNPSNLQMYLYVPESVTPNPAVLVAVHYCTGSGPAMYNGTEYASLADRHGFIVVYPSVTRSSKCFDVSSPQALRRGGGSDPAGIKSMVDWVLDTYDADPKRVFATGISSGAMMTNVLLGVYPDVFAAGAAFAGVPFGCFATTDGSEWNSACANGTVTRTPQQWGDLVRAAYPGYTGPRPRMQLWHGTQDDVLRYPNFGEEIKQWTNVLGTGQTPASTDTPATGWTRTRYGGTGDRAPVEAISLQGVGHNLYAYGTMGARVLTFFGLDGQGPGPQPQPSGCKVTATTSAWSTGLTASVTITNTGTTAVNGWRLGFTLPAGQTITNGWGATYAPVTGAVTATNAAYNATLAPNASVTIGYQAGHRGDSAAPGAFTLNGTVCATA, from the coding sequence GTGTCCGCCACCGCCGGCACCACCGCGAGGAGAGGACCCCTGCGCACAGCGCTCGCCGCGCTCCACGGAGCGCTCGTGACGCTCCTCGCCGCGCTGCTCCTCGCCGCACCACCGGCCGCCGCCCGCACCGACGCCGCAGCCGCCGTGCCCTACGCCACCCTGACCGAGGTCACCGGCTTCGGCAGCAACCCCAGCAATCTCCAGATGTACCTGTACGTGCCGGAGAGCGTCACCCCGAACCCGGCGGTCCTGGTGGCCGTCCACTACTGCACCGGCTCCGGGCCGGCGATGTACAACGGCACCGAGTACGCCTCGCTCGCCGACCGCCACGGCTTCATCGTCGTCTACCCGTCGGTCACCCGGTCCAGCAAGTGCTTCGACGTCTCCTCCCCGCAGGCCCTGCGCCGCGGCGGCGGCAGCGACCCGGCCGGCATCAAGTCGATGGTCGACTGGGTCCTCGACACCTACGACGCCGACCCGAAGCGGGTCTTCGCCACCGGCATCTCCTCCGGCGCGATGATGACCAACGTCCTGCTGGGCGTCTACCCGGACGTGTTCGCCGCGGGCGCCGCCTTCGCCGGCGTCCCCTTCGGCTGCTTCGCCACCACCGACGGATCCGAGTGGAACAGCGCCTGCGCGAACGGCACCGTGACCCGCACCCCGCAGCAGTGGGGCGACCTGGTCCGCGCCGCCTACCCCGGCTACACCGGCCCACGGCCCCGGATGCAGCTGTGGCACGGCACGCAGGACGACGTGCTGCGCTACCCCAACTTCGGCGAGGAGATCAAGCAGTGGACGAACGTCCTGGGCACCGGCCAGACCCCGGCGTCCACCGACACCCCCGCCACCGGCTGGACCCGCACCCGCTACGGCGGCACCGGTGACCGCGCCCCCGTGGAGGCCATCAGCCTCCAGGGCGTCGGACACAACCTGTACGCCTACGGCACCATGGGCGCGCGCGTGCTCACCTTCTTCGGCCTGGACGGCCAGGGCCCGGGCCCGCAGCCGCAGCCGTCCGGCTGCAAGGTCACCGCGACCACCAGCGCCTGGAGCACCGGACTCACCGCCTCCGTGACGATCACCAACACCGGTACGACGGCGGTCAACGGCTGGCGCCTGGGCTTCACCCTCCCGGCCGGCCAGACCATCACCAACGGCTGGGGCGCCACGTACGCCCCGGTCACCGGCGCGGTGACGGCGACGAACGCCGCGTACAACGCCACCCTCGCGCCGAACGCCTCGGTGACCATCGGCTACCAGGCCGGCCACCGCGGCGACAGCGCGGCGCCCGGTGCCTTCACGCTCAACGGGACCGTCTGCGCGACCGCCTGA
- a CDS encoding pectate lyase: protein MTSATSVRARRRALTGALATLGLSVGMIMTTGAPTASAATWPSANGSQAVSSTISLSGTKDYGMKRLYGSGALGSDGQGEDQGPILKLAAGTVLKNVIIGAPAADGIHCEGSCTLQNVWWEDVGEDAATFKGSSSSNVYTISGGGAKEASDKVFQFNGAGTLNVSNFAVKNFGTFVRSCGNCSSQYKRTINLNTIEVTYKGSRLVGINTNYGDSATLRGITIIGDTSKKIVPCQKYIGNDDGDEPTTNGSGPDGTYCKYASSDITYK from the coding sequence ATGACATCTGCGACATCCGTCCGCGCCCGCCGGCGCGCGCTGACCGGAGCGCTGGCGACGCTCGGCCTCTCGGTTGGCATGATCATGACCACCGGTGCGCCCACGGCGAGCGCCGCCACCTGGCCGTCCGCCAACGGCAGCCAGGCGGTCTCCTCCACGATCTCCCTGTCCGGCACCAAGGACTACGGGATGAAGCGCCTGTACGGGTCCGGGGCCCTGGGCAGTGACGGCCAGGGCGAGGACCAGGGGCCGATCCTGAAGCTGGCCGCCGGCACCGTCCTGAAGAACGTCATCATCGGCGCGCCCGCCGCGGACGGCATCCACTGCGAGGGCAGCTGCACCCTGCAGAACGTGTGGTGGGAGGACGTCGGCGAGGACGCCGCGACCTTCAAGGGCTCCTCGTCGTCGAACGTCTACACGATCTCCGGCGGCGGCGCGAAGGAAGCCAGCGACAAGGTGTTCCAGTTCAACGGCGCCGGCACGCTGAACGTCTCCAACTTCGCGGTGAAGAACTTCGGCACCTTCGTCCGCTCCTGCGGCAACTGCTCCAGCCAGTACAAGCGGACCATCAACCTCAACACCATCGAGGTGACCTACAAGGGCAGCCGGCTCGTCGGCATCAACACCAACTACGGCGACAGCGCGACCCTGCGGGGCATCACGATCATCGGCGACACCAGCAAGAAGATCGTGCCGTGCCAGAAGTACATCGGCAACGACGACGGTGACGAGCCGACCACCAACGGCTCCGGCCCCGACGGCACCTACTGCAAGTACGCCTCGTCCGACATCACCTACAAGTAG
- a CDS encoding cation-translocating P-type ATPase, which translates to MGLLTGPLTAVSGALQAGPRLLARGTAPAVGMAAGAAAGTARAGVRGADSAVRVARVARAAVLPGQGQHWRAGRRAHLALRTAEPGRAHETGGTAHAARRVAAALADRPDVAYAYWDGGLSRLVVAATEAAVADTVLEKAAALAERHGLVPDDESVEEFAHPGDPVGVRTALLALGVDALGIAGAFAASALRLPPSPTFVSAGNTLLREHPRFRSWLRARTGDSRADLLLAAVNAAVHGAGQNPVALLLDGSLRTCGLAETLARGAAFDAVHDRLCVPHRDGVAMDRFPRPPLRRTPAQEYAVHAESGALVGALATLLVKHSAGEAAEAVLAGSPKAARYGPAAFHATLSCALARTGVLVRDQQRLRRLETAGTVFLHPSALRTPDGDADPWAEPVLDAARRAGLRVVVGDDPALTDFIGLADHIVPAGRPPAEAVDRLRRDDGCVITVARPASADDTDVLEALFAGDLAVALTDRDAAVAWGADVLTHHGLPDVWRLLAAVPAARKVGRRSQTLARSGAALSGLLVAVGESRRRSHPLLPGLRHAPVDAGAAAALLGGVRAAVGVALARAPHPRPRVAWHALHARSVQARLADRIEAEETAFEHAVGRVREATGTVARMPGMAPARWSFQLARAVRSELDDPLTPVLAVGSAASAILGSVADALLVVGALDLNALVGGVQRLRAERALSGLVAEQKQKARVTADGGPGSPRPRRDRRRHGPRTVDAARLVPGDVIELNADDVVPADARLLWEDGLEVDESALTGESLPVGKQVEPTPSAAVAERRCMVFEGTTVVAGHARAVVVETGDRTEASRAVHLAARTPPAGGVQARLQELTRQALPLTMAGGAAVTGLSLLRGTPIREAVSGGVAVAVAAVPEGLPLVATVGQLAAARRLSRRGVLVRTPRALEALGRMDTICFDKTGTLTENQLRLVRVAEADGTVRALDEARDSRVLRIAVRACPRLEGGEKVVHATDEAVLEAAGRDDPEWTQTEARPFEAGRGYAGAVGRVADGVRVFEVKGAPEVVLPACRELPAHAEETAHALAADGLRVLAVARRRLAETEDDAEVCDEQPHDLEFVGLLALADVARETSDVLVRGLRAAGVRPVMLTGDHPQTARAIALDLGWPEDTAVVTGDDLAAADRGERSRMLRDADVVARVAPEQKLQVVEALRDAGRVVGMVGDGANDAAAIRAADIGVGISARGSAAARNAADLVLTGEDLTVLVEAVGEGRALWHSVADSVAILIGGNAGEVGFGILGTLLAGAAPLSTRQMLLVNLFTDLFPAMAVAVTPQQDPAETESTGPLGTSLLGAPLMRQIRHRALTTCLGAVAAWLFGRFTPGTARRTTTMALCAVVGTQLAQTLLDRRDSPLVQVTALGSAAALVALVQTPGASRLVGCTPLGPLAWAGVAMAITLAVAGQRVLPDLERTVLRLARAAGSRGTGDIPSRPAVVAGRVTGPAGA; encoded by the coding sequence ATGGGGTTGCTGACGGGGCCGCTGACGGCCGTGTCCGGTGCCCTGCAGGCCGGGCCGCGGCTGCTGGCGCGCGGGACCGCGCCCGCCGTCGGCATGGCCGCGGGTGCGGCGGCCGGGACGGCACGGGCCGGAGTGCGCGGCGCGGACTCCGCCGTACGGGTGGCACGGGTCGCGCGGGCCGCCGTGCTGCCCGGGCAGGGGCAGCACTGGCGGGCCGGGCGGCGGGCCCACCTGGCGCTCAGGACCGCCGAGCCGGGGCGGGCCCACGAGACGGGCGGGACGGCGCACGCCGCCCGGCGGGTGGCCGCCGCGCTCGCCGACCGGCCCGACGTGGCGTACGCGTACTGGGACGGCGGGCTGTCCCGCCTGGTGGTGGCCGCGACCGAGGCCGCCGTCGCCGACACGGTCCTGGAGAAGGCGGCCGCCCTCGCCGAACGGCACGGACTGGTCCCCGACGACGAGTCGGTGGAGGAGTTCGCCCACCCCGGCGACCCGGTCGGGGTGCGCACCGCCCTGCTGGCGCTGGGCGTCGACGCGCTCGGCATCGCGGGCGCGTTCGCCGCCTCCGCGCTGCGGCTGCCGCCCTCGCCCACGTTCGTGTCGGCGGGCAACACCCTGCTGCGCGAACACCCCCGGTTCCGCTCCTGGCTGCGCGCGCGGACCGGCGACTCCCGGGCCGACCTGCTGCTGGCCGCCGTCAACGCCGCCGTGCACGGCGCCGGCCAGAACCCGGTCGCCCTGCTGCTCGACGGCTCGCTGCGCACCTGCGGACTGGCCGAGACCCTGGCACGCGGCGCCGCCTTCGACGCCGTCCACGACCGGCTGTGCGTCCCGCACCGGGACGGCGTGGCCATGGACCGCTTCCCGCGCCCGCCGCTGCGCCGCACCCCGGCCCAGGAGTACGCCGTCCACGCCGAGTCCGGCGCCCTCGTCGGCGCCCTCGCGACCCTCCTGGTCAAGCACAGCGCCGGTGAGGCCGCCGAGGCGGTGCTCGCCGGCTCCCCGAAGGCCGCCCGCTACGGGCCCGCCGCCTTCCACGCCACCCTGAGCTGCGCCCTGGCCCGCACCGGCGTGCTGGTCCGCGACCAGCAGCGGCTGCGCCGCCTGGAGACGGCCGGGACGGTCTTCCTGCACCCCAGCGCACTGCGCACCCCGGACGGCGACGCCGACCCGTGGGCCGAGCCGGTGCTCGACGCGGCGCGCCGCGCGGGACTGCGGGTGGTGGTCGGCGACGACCCCGCCCTCACCGACTTCATCGGCCTCGCCGACCACATCGTGCCCGCCGGCCGGCCGCCCGCCGAGGCGGTGGACCGGCTGCGCCGGGACGACGGCTGCGTGATCACCGTGGCCCGGCCCGCCTCCGCCGACGACACGGACGTGCTGGAGGCCCTGTTCGCCGGAGACCTGGCCGTGGCCCTCACCGACCGCGACGCGGCCGTCGCCTGGGGCGCGGACGTGCTCACCCACCACGGCCTGCCCGACGTGTGGCGGCTGCTGGCCGCGGTGCCCGCCGCCCGCAAGGTCGGACGCCGGTCGCAGACCCTCGCCCGCTCGGGTGCCGCGCTGTCCGGACTGCTGGTGGCCGTGGGCGAGTCCCGGCGCCGGAGTCACCCGCTGCTGCCCGGACTGCGGCACGCTCCGGTCGACGCGGGCGCCGCGGCGGCCCTGCTCGGCGGGGTGCGCGCGGCCGTCGGCGTGGCACTGGCGCGGGCTCCGCACCCCCGCCCGCGGGTGGCCTGGCACGCCCTGCACGCCCGCTCCGTCCAGGCCCGGCTGGCCGACCGGATCGAGGCCGAGGAAACCGCCTTCGAGCACGCGGTGGGCCGGGTGCGCGAGGCCACCGGCACGGTCGCGCGGATGCCCGGCATGGCGCCCGCCCGCTGGTCGTTCCAGCTCGCCCGCGCCGTGCGCAGCGAACTCGACGATCCCCTCACCCCGGTGCTCGCGGTCGGCTCGGCCGCGTCGGCCATCCTCGGCTCCGTCGCCGACGCCCTGCTCGTCGTCGGCGCGCTCGACCTCAACGCCCTCGTCGGGGGCGTGCAGCGGCTGCGGGCCGAGCGGGCGCTGTCCGGGCTGGTCGCGGAGCAGAAGCAGAAGGCCCGGGTGACCGCCGACGGCGGACCCGGATCCCCGCGGCCCCGGCGCGACCGGCGGCGGCACGGCCCGCGCACCGTGGACGCGGCCCGGCTGGTGCCCGGCGACGTGATCGAGCTGAACGCCGACGACGTGGTGCCCGCCGACGCCCGGCTGCTGTGGGAGGACGGTCTGGAGGTCGACGAGTCCGCGCTGACCGGCGAGTCGCTGCCCGTCGGCAAGCAGGTGGAGCCGACTCCGAGCGCCGCCGTCGCGGAGCGCCGCTGCATGGTGTTCGAGGGCACCACGGTGGTCGCCGGGCACGCCCGGGCCGTCGTCGTGGAGACCGGCGACCGCACGGAGGCGTCCCGGGCGGTCCACCTCGCCGCCCGCACCCCGCCCGCCGGGGGCGTCCAGGCCCGGCTCCAGGAACTCACCCGGCAGGCCCTCCCCCTCACCATGGCGGGCGGCGCCGCGGTCACCGGCCTCTCCCTGCTGCGCGGCACACCGATCCGCGAGGCGGTCAGCGGCGGCGTGGCGGTGGCGGTGGCCGCCGTGCCCGAGGGGCTTCCGCTGGTGGCGACCGTGGGCCAGCTCGCGGCGGCGCGGCGGCTGAGCCGGCGCGGGGTCCTGGTGCGCACCCCGCGGGCCCTGGAGGCTTTGGGCCGGATGGACACCATCTGCTTCGACAAGACCGGCACCCTCACCGAGAACCAGCTCCGCCTGGTCCGGGTGGCCGAGGCCGACGGCACGGTCCGCGCCCTGGACGAGGCCCGCGACTCCCGGGTGCTGCGGATCGCCGTACGGGCCTGCCCGCGGCTCGAAGGCGGCGAGAAGGTGGTGCACGCCACCGACGAGGCCGTGCTGGAGGCGGCCGGCCGCGACGACCCGGAGTGGACGCAGACCGAGGCCCGGCCGTTCGAGGCGGGGCGCGGCTACGCGGGCGCGGTGGGCCGCGTGGCGGACGGCGTGCGGGTGTTCGAGGTCAAGGGCGCCCCGGAGGTCGTGCTGCCGGCCTGCCGCGAGCTGCCCGCGCACGCGGAGGAGACCGCGCACGCGCTGGCCGCCGACGGCCTGCGGGTGCTCGCGGTGGCCCGGCGCCGCCTGGCCGAGACCGAGGACGACGCCGAGGTATGCGACGAGCAGCCGCACGACCTGGAGTTCGTGGGACTGCTCGCGCTGGCCGACGTGGCCCGCGAGACGTCCGACGTCCTGGTGCGCGGGCTGCGCGCGGCGGGCGTCCGGCCGGTGATGCTGACCGGCGACCATCCGCAGACCGCGCGGGCGATCGCGCTCGACCTGGGCTGGCCGGAGGACACCGCCGTCGTCACCGGCGACGACCTGGCGGCCGCGGACCGCGGCGAGCGGTCCCGGATGCTGCGCGACGCGGACGTGGTGGCGCGGGTGGCGCCCGAGCAGAAGCTCCAGGTGGTCGAGGCGCTGCGGGACGCCGGCCGGGTGGTCGGGATGGTGGGCGACGGGGCCAACGACGCCGCCGCCATCCGGGCCGCCGACATCGGCGTGGGCATCAGCGCCCGCGGCTCCGCGGCCGCCCGCAACGCCGCCGACCTGGTGCTCACCGGCGAGGACCTGACCGTCCTCGTGGAGGCGGTCGGCGAGGGCCGGGCCCTGTGGCACAGTGTCGCCGATTCCGTCGCCATCCTCATCGGGGGCAACGCGGGCGAGGTCGGTTTCGGCATCCTGGGCACCCTGCTCGCGGGCGCGGCGCCGCTGTCGACCCGTCAGATGCTGCTGGTGAACCTGTTCACCGACCTGTTCCCTGCGATGGCCGTCGCGGTCACCCCGCAGCAGGACCCCGCGGAGACCGAGTCGACCGGGCCGCTGGGCACCTCGCTGCTGGGCGCGCCGCTGATGCGGCAGATCCGGCATCGGGCGCTGACCACCTGCCTGGGCGCGGTCGCCGCCTGGCTGTTCGGCCGGTTCACCCCGGGCACGGCCCGCCGTACGACGACGATGGCACTGTGCGCGGTGGTCGGCACCCAGCTCGCGCAGACCCTGCTGGACCGCCGCGACAGTCCGCTGGTCCAGGTGACCGCGCTGGGCTCGGCCGCCGCCCTGGTGGCCCTCGTCCAGACCCCCGGCGCCAGCCGTCTGGTCGGCTGCACCCCGCTCGGCCCCCTCGCGTGGGCGGGTGTCGCGATGGCGATCACCCTGGCGGTGGCGGGACAGCGGGTGCTGCCGGACCTGGAGCGGACGGTGCTGCGGCTGGCCCGCGCGGCCGGCTCGCGCGGCACCGGGGACATTCCGTCGCGGCCGGCCGTGGTGGCGGGCCGGGTCACCGGGCCGGCCGGAGCCTGA